In Pedobacter sp. W3I1, one DNA window encodes the following:
- a CDS encoding sensor histidine kinase KdpD → MKDRIYKSVVLVSFLILLLVQLRLTYNSYVLRDRDYSLKEKTLINDEYGRSISEDKVYKGGGKIIDSILSRNMPQLKQAYLNNRKEFVRLSQSISNTLLKELQKQSTMDSVFRSIVKRNGLDSNLQYLLTFQSIEINFDTKIGNITIFDNQTHTDFKADQKTPFGVIIDGTLTDPNIQNRVTNLSVSGKLVYDYRITFNLFVDPPGRTLKVAYQMLPTFLLVALCIVIIVGINYYTYISWMRQKKETDVKSDFLNSIKHEFNTPITTILVASKSLHEDEVLNDRARVDALVNIVERQARRLHSHINQMLEISEINNNINLEETDLNYAILTLVNDYKIKVQAPNSLTFDPHGSEIMIMIDPFVFTTMLQNILDNSFKHNHSEIKMTVLFITSNNGGYTIHIKDNGKGIEDTMKEKIFDKFFRAGKDNVISGLGLGLYYVKQCIDIHGWEISVRTALGKGTEFMIHIPGEQAIISANH, encoded by the coding sequence ATGAAAGATCGTATATATAAATCAGTAGTATTGGTCAGTTTTCTGATTTTGCTTCTGGTACAGCTCAGGTTAACCTATAATTCTTATGTATTGAGGGACAGAGACTATAGTTTAAAGGAAAAAACGCTGATTAACGATGAATATGGACGCAGTATATCAGAAGATAAAGTTTATAAAGGCGGAGGAAAGATTATTGATTCGATTCTCTCCAGGAATATGCCTCAGCTCAAACAAGCTTATTTAAACAACAGGAAAGAATTTGTTAGATTGTCGCAAAGCATTAGCAATACACTGCTGAAAGAACTGCAAAAGCAAAGTACCATGGACAGTGTTTTCCGCTCGATTGTAAAAAGGAACGGTTTAGATAGCAACTTACAATACCTGCTTACATTCCAGTCAATAGAGATTAACTTCGATACCAAAATCGGGAATATTACCATATTCGACAACCAAACTCATACCGATTTTAAAGCAGACCAAAAAACCCCGTTTGGCGTTATCATTGATGGTACATTAACTGATCCAAATATTCAGAACAGGGTAACCAACCTTTCTGTTAGTGGTAAACTGGTTTACGATTATAGAATTACCTTTAATCTTTTTGTTGATCCTCCGGGCCGTACTTTAAAAGTAGCGTATCAAATGTTACCTACGTTTTTGCTGGTTGCCCTGTGTATTGTCATTATTGTAGGCATTAATTATTACACCTATATCAGCTGGATGCGGCAGAAAAAAGAAACAGATGTTAAATCTGATTTCCTAAACAGTATTAAACATGAATTTAACACCCCCATTACCACCATATTAGTGGCCAGCAAAAGCCTGCATGAAGATGAGGTGCTTAATGACAGGGCACGCGTAGATGCGCTTGTAAATATTGTAGAGAGACAGGCCCGCCGGCTTCATTCCCACATTAACCAGATGCTGGAAATTTCGGAAATCAACAACAACATCAACCTGGAGGAAACAGATCTTAATTATGCAATTCTCACTTTGGTTAACGACTATAAAATAAAAGTCCAGGCTCCAAATAGCCTTACTTTTGATCCTCATGGTTCGGAAATAATGATCATGATCGATCCTTTTGTGTTTACCACCATGTTACAGAACATCCTCGACAACTCTTTTAAGCACAATCATAGCGAAATAAAGATGACGGTGCTCTTTATTACAAGCAATAATGGCGGATATACCATCCATATTAAAGATAACGGAAAGGGAATTGAAGATACAATGAAAGAAAAAATATTCGACAAGTTTTTCCGTGCGGGCAAAGATAATGTTATTTCAGGGCTGGGGCTGGGCTTATATTACGTTAAACAATGTATTGATATTCATGGCTGGGAAATCAGCGTAAGAACAGCACTGGGAAAAGGGACCGAATTTATGATTCATATTCCTGGCGAGCAGGCCATAATTAGTGCCAATCATTAA
- a CDS encoding DUF2306 domain-containing protein, with translation MANSIKRNRILKLDRSDFKFILIWLIILFLTWQFMHGADRFLTLTKEALGKYFEFKWILIAHITAGGGSLILGLIQFWTKLRELNPKVHRIIGLLYLMAILLSSLCAVILAFTTAKEVNWAYAFSLQIWVSVWISSTSIAYYAATKRKFRLHQQWMTRSYIVTLAFIISGSALKIPFIQGLGSSADISPSLFWVGWSVPLYVYQIILSCKGKTN, from the coding sequence ATGGCAAACAGCATTAAAAGAAACAGAATTTTAAAGTTAGACAGATCCGATTTTAAATTTATATTAATATGGCTGATAATCTTATTTCTGACCTGGCAATTTATGCACGGAGCTGATCGTTTTCTTACCCTCACTAAGGAGGCACTTGGTAAGTACTTTGAGTTTAAATGGATATTGATAGCACATATTACAGCAGGAGGAGGGTCGCTAATACTTGGGCTCATTCAATTTTGGACCAAGCTAAGGGAACTAAATCCGAAAGTCCACAGGATTATAGGACTACTATATTTAATGGCTATATTACTGAGTAGCCTTTGTGCTGTAATATTGGCTTTTACCACAGCAAAAGAAGTTAATTGGGCGTATGCTTTTTCGCTGCAAATATGGGTCAGCGTTTGGATAAGTTCAACCTCGATAGCATATTATGCTGCAACTAAACGGAAGTTTAGACTGCATCAACAGTGGATGACCAGAAGTTATATTGTAACACTTGCATTTATTATTTCAGGATCAGCTTTAAAAATCCCATTTATTCAGGGTCTTGGTAGCTCCGCTGATATATCGCCCTCGCTATTTTGGGTGGGATGGTCGGTGCCTTTGTATGTTTACCAAATTATATTGAGCTGTAAGGGAAAGACGAATTGA
- a CDS encoding RagB/SusD family nutrient uptake outer membrane protein, with translation MKFNIKLLILIAVISGMTLSCKKYLDVTPDNVATIDYAFRNRNEAENYLFTCYSTLQNMGPSNSDAAFTTSGEIYFPNTLTEATLGSRDAEQGFHLIRGVQSTDNPSLNYWDGEQLGQPIFKAIRRCNIFLENIDRPKDLAQFERNRWIAEVKFLKAYYHFYLLRMYGPIHLIKQNLPIDAGTDEVRIKREPVDVAFAYIVSLLDEATPDLPRTIQDPARSLGRITQNIALSVKAEVLTTQASPFFNGNPDYAGFKDKDGVNLFPAAFSAEKWNKAMLACQAAIKSCEESNLSLYHFSSPGNLPSIPAPLKTVMDIRQSITENWEKNPEVIWALNPEFGLQSMAMPRLTNAMVQNMGGAPGNFAVPIGMAELFYSKNGVPMAEDTGFDYRGRYTVAAAPTESKYYLKSGYQTIKMHMDREPRFYADLSFDGSCFFGNGQTDPENMLYVQARGGTSLAGPKDNIRVNVSGYWPSKLVNYQSVFGTEVTQASFRIPLIRLAGLYLLYAETLNEVNGPTADVYTYIDKVRARAGLKGVKESWASYSTNPGKASSKDGLRSIIQQERRIELCFEGRIGWDLRRWKVMQDVLSKPLQGWNIQDTTPEGYYRQRNLVIPVFGLKDYLWPIKYNDLIVNPNLVQNPYW, from the coding sequence ATGAAATTCAACATAAAACTTCTCATACTCATTGCAGTGATTTCGGGAATGACCCTTTCCTGCAAGAAATACCTGGATGTAACGCCAGATAATGTGGCCACAATCGATTATGCTTTCAGAAACCGAAACGAGGCCGAGAACTACCTTTTTACCTGTTACTCTACCCTGCAGAACATGGGCCCATCCAATAGTGATGCCGCTTTTACCACTTCAGGAGAGATTTATTTCCCCAACACTTTAACCGAGGCTACATTGGGCAGTAGGGATGCGGAGCAGGGTTTCCACCTCATCAGGGGAGTACAGAGCACTGATAATCCCTCACTAAATTATTGGGATGGAGAACAGCTTGGCCAGCCTATATTTAAGGCCATCAGAAGATGTAATATTTTTCTCGAAAATATTGACCGGCCAAAAGACCTGGCTCAATTTGAACGCAACCGCTGGATTGCTGAGGTAAAGTTTTTAAAGGCTTACTACCATTTTTATCTGTTAAGGATGTATGGTCCAATTCATTTGATTAAACAGAATCTGCCGATAGATGCCGGCACAGATGAGGTAAGGATAAAACGAGAACCTGTAGATGTTGCATTTGCCTACATTGTATCCTTATTGGATGAGGCAACCCCTGATCTTCCACGTACCATCCAGGATCCGGCACGTAGCCTGGGCAGGATTACTCAAAACATCGCCCTGTCGGTTAAGGCAGAGGTACTTACCACGCAAGCGAGCCCCTTTTTTAATGGCAATCCTGATTATGCTGGTTTTAAGGATAAAGATGGTGTTAACCTGTTTCCTGCAGCTTTTAGTGCAGAAAAATGGAATAAGGCAATGCTTGCCTGCCAGGCCGCTATAAAGTCATGCGAAGAGAGTAACCTTTCGCTTTATCATTTTAGTTCTCCGGGCAATCTTCCAAGCATACCCGCACCATTAAAAACCGTAATGGACATCAGGCAGAGCATTACCGAAAACTGGGAAAAAAATCCTGAGGTAATCTGGGCGCTTAATCCTGAATTCGGCCTGCAATCAATGGCTATGCCGAGGCTTACCAATGCCATGGTACAGAATATGGGTGGCGCGCCGGGTAACTTTGCCGTACCTATCGGAATGGCCGAACTCTTTTATTCGAAAAATGGTGTCCCAATGGCTGAAGATACTGGTTTCGATTACAGAGGACGTTATACCGTTGCTGCAGCACCTACCGAAAGTAAATACTATTTAAAAAGCGGTTATCAAACCATAAAAATGCACATGGATCGGGAGCCTCGCTTTTATGCCGATTTATCTTTTGATGGAAGCTGTTTTTTTGGTAACGGCCAAACAGATCCAGAAAATATGCTCTATGTGCAGGCCCGTGGCGGAACTTCGCTTGCCGGTCCGAAAGACAATATCAGAGTTAACGTATCAGGATACTGGCCAAGCAAACTGGTAAATTACCAATCTGTTTTTGGTACCGAGGTTACCCAGGCAAGTTTCAGAATCCCGCTAATCAGGCTTGCCGGACTTTATCTGCTGTATGCAGAAACGCTTAACGAGGTAAATGGCCCTACCGCTGATGTATATACCTATATTGATAAAGTACGTGCACGTGCAGGTTTAAAAGGTGTTAAAGAGTCGTGGGCAAGCTATTCAACTAATCCAGGCAAGGCTTCGAGTAAAGATGGCCTCCGATCGATTATCCAGCAGGAACGGCGAATTGAGCTTTGTTTTGAAGGCAGAATAGGGTGGGACTTAAGGCGCTGGAAGGTGATGCAGGATGTACTCAGCAAACCACTTCAGGGCTGGAATATTCAGGATACCACGCCTGAAGGTTACTACCGTCAGCGCAATCTGGTAATCCCTGTATTTGGGCTGAAAGACTATTTGTGGCCAATTAAATACAACGACCTGATTGTAAATCCGAACCTGGTTCAAAATCCTTATTGGTAA
- a CDS encoding DUF5000 domain-containing lipoprotein, producing MKIRSKIYNRLFALQFIAMLLVACSFYSCKESEGFNEVVSKDMTKPGALTGVKVENLAGVAVISYVLPNSENLLYVQAEYRINSRTVRQSKSSYYSDTIKVEGFEKSGDYDVTLYAVSRANVKSDPVQVRVHPATPSYLSVYPTVQLQADFGGVNVIASNPAKKPIGVIVISNDKTTGKMLPIEQFYTEAENINFSVRGFDTLKRDFGVYVTDRWGNISDTLYKSISPIFEIMVPKAQFSEYRLPSDSPLGATGLGWNTSRLWDNNTSDPGWHTEAGYSKPLQLCTFDMGVLTKLSRYKLWERGEAYGNDYSYNHGNPKTWTLWGSAKTAPADIELPVTSAKGTVVGDWINLGNFTCPPPPSGNAPGQTTPVDLAAVKAGFEFNIALDIPKVRFIRLAVNSTWGNADFAHVMELSFWGNTN from the coding sequence ATGAAAATTAGATCAAAAATATATAACAGGCTTTTTGCATTGCAGTTTATTGCCATGTTACTTGTGGCCTGCTCGTTTTACTCCTGTAAAGAAAGTGAAGGTTTTAATGAGGTGGTATCGAAAGATATGACAAAACCCGGAGCACTCACAGGAGTAAAAGTAGAAAACCTGGCTGGTGTTGCAGTAATTTCCTATGTGCTGCCCAATTCCGAAAACCTGCTCTATGTACAGGCCGAATACCGGATCAATTCGCGGACGGTAAGGCAGAGTAAATCTTCTTACTATAGCGACACCATCAAGGTAGAAGGCTTTGAAAAAAGCGGCGATTACGATGTTACGCTTTACGCTGTATCGCGTGCGAATGTGAAAAGTGATCCTGTACAGGTACGTGTACATCCTGCAACACCATCTTATCTGTCCGTTTATCCGACGGTTCAGCTTCAGGCCGATTTTGGCGGAGTAAATGTAATCGCCAGTAACCCGGCTAAGAAACCAATTGGGGTGATAGTGATTTCCAATGATAAAACAACAGGGAAAATGCTTCCCATAGAACAGTTCTACACCGAAGCCGAAAACATCAATTTTAGCGTAAGGGGATTTGATACCCTAAAAAGAGATTTTGGCGTATATGTAACCGATAGATGGGGAAATATATCCGATACCTTATATAAATCAATCAGCCCCATATTTGAGATTATGGTACCAAAAGCGCAGTTCAGTGAATATCGGCTACCATCAGATTCTCCACTGGGTGCAACAGGCCTTGGATGGAATACTTCGAGGTTGTGGGATAACAATACTTCCGATCCTGGGTGGCATACTGAGGCCGGTTATAGCAAGCCTCTTCAGCTCTGCACATTTGATATGGGCGTACTTACCAAGCTCAGTCGTTATAAATTGTGGGAAAGAGGAGAAGCCTATGGTAACGATTATTCTTACAATCATGGTAATCCTAAGACCTGGACACTCTGGGGATCAGCCAAAACTGCACCGGCAGATATCGAATTACCGGTAACATCGGCAAAAGGCACTGTAGTTGGCGACTGGATCAACCTGGGCAATTTTACCTGTCCGCCGCCTCCATCTGGTAATGCACCCGGACAAACCACACCTGTGGATCTTGCCGCTGTAAAAGCCGGGTTCGAATTTAACATTGCACTTGATATTCCTAAAGTGAGGTTTATCAGACTGGCCGTTAACTCGACCTGGGGAAATGCAGATTTTGCCCACGTGATGGAATTATCTTTTTGGGGAAATACCAATTAA
- a CDS encoding alpha-L-fucosidase, producing MTFKRILSLLLIVSGTTSIYPAMAQQKSANKSLPELQQDFVDLGLGMFIHYGMPTFMDQDWSDPDADLSLFQSPKLNADQWAKAAKSANMTYGCLTTKHHSGFPIWNTKTTTYNVMNTPLKRDVVKEYADAFRKNGLKVMLYYSILDTHHGIRPNQITAANVKMIKDQITELLTNYGEITALIIDGWDAPWSRISYDQVPFEDIYYLIKSLQPNCLVMDLNAAKYPTQALFYTDIKSYEQGAGQFISKENNKLPALACLPLQANWFWKTSFPTTPVKNVPELVNKFIIPYNGAYCNFILNVAPGKNGLIDDNALAALKEMGQIYKKPADLPRIPVHAAPIISSNIAKHVKSNSSWSDDMNIMDFANDDDFGSSWSSNHTVKSPWYELNFEKAVPCNMVVLTAGNNRKATYSLQYYTNGKWNALTAKNEGEKKVSIFRFERIWCEKIKVTITDFDSSPAIAELGVFNERK from the coding sequence ATGACCTTTAAAAGGATTTTATCATTATTACTTATCGTTTCGGGAACGACATCTATTTACCCGGCAATGGCCCAGCAAAAATCGGCTAATAAATCCTTACCAGAGCTTCAGCAGGATTTTGTCGATCTTGGACTGGGCATGTTTATCCATTACGGGATGCCTACTTTTATGGATCAGGACTGGTCTGATCCGGACGCCGATCTTTCACTGTTCCAATCGCCAAAACTCAATGCTGATCAATGGGCAAAAGCCGCAAAATCTGCTAACATGACCTATGGCTGCCTTACTACCAAACACCACAGTGGCTTTCCGATCTGGAATACCAAAACTACAACATATAATGTGATGAATACGCCGCTAAAACGAGATGTGGTTAAAGAATATGCAGATGCTTTCCGTAAAAACGGATTAAAGGTAATGTTATATTATTCTATACTAGATACCCACCATGGCATCCGCCCAAATCAGATTACAGCAGCCAACGTTAAGATGATCAAAGATCAGATTACCGAACTGCTAACCAATTATGGTGAGATTACTGCCCTTATTATCGATGGATGGGATGCGCCATGGTCGAGGATTTCTTATGATCAGGTACCTTTTGAGGATATCTATTACCTAATTAAATCGTTACAGCCTAACTGTCTGGTAATGGATTTAAATGCCGCGAAATATCCTACTCAGGCATTATTTTATACGGATATCAAATCTTACGAACAAGGTGCCGGCCAGTTTATTTCTAAAGAGAACAACAAACTTCCGGCGCTTGCCTGTCTTCCGCTTCAGGCCAACTGGTTCTGGAAAACCTCTTTCCCTACTACCCCTGTAAAAAATGTACCAGAGCTTGTGAATAAATTTATTATTCCATACAACGGTGCATATTGCAATTTTATTCTCAATGTAGCGCCAGGTAAAAACGGTTTAATCGATGATAATGCTTTGGCAGCACTTAAAGAAATGGGCCAGATTTATAAAAAACCTGCAGATCTTCCACGTATTCCTGTGCACGCTGCACCAATCATTTCGAGCAACATTGCGAAGCACGTAAAAAGTAACAGCAGCTGGAGTGATGATATGAATATCATGGATTTTGCCAATGATGATGATTTCGGTTCAAGCTGGTCATCCAATCACACCGTAAAATCGCCATGGTATGAGCTGAATTTCGAAAAAGCTGTTCCCTGTAATATGGTGGTACTTACAGCGGGCAATAACAGAAAAGCCACCTACAGTTTACAGTACTATACAAATGGTAAATGGAATGCTTTAACTGCAAAAAATGAGGGCGAGAAAAAGGTGAGTATTTTTAGGTTCGAGCGCATCTGGTGCGAAAAAATAAAGGTAACCATTACCGACTTTGATAGCTCGCCCGCTATTGCTGAACTAGGGGTATTTAACGAAAGAAAATAA
- a CDS encoding TonB-dependent receptor, giving the protein MNQNFTAKVRHLPYLGNLWVLFAVFSACLLLLGSPTYAQQGATIKITGTVKDSLGLGIPGVSLQVKGQGTMGTITDGDGKFSLNAAVKSTVVVSSVGFKQITFIADPLRLKVDLVLHSDDNNLSDVVVTAFGKKERREAMVGSVTSITPSKLKIPSSNLTNALAGQIAGVVAYQRSGQPGLDNSTFFIRGVTTFGYKQDPLILVDNVELTPTDLARLQVDDIASFSILKDASATALYGARGANGVILVTTKEGVEGNAKVNVRFENSISQATQNLEIADPITFMKMYNEAITTRNPLGVPRFSQNDIYNREQTLSGAPGSNKYVYPAVNWIDELFKTSTNNQRLNGSVSGGGKIARYYIGTSYNRDNGILKVSPVNNFNNNVKLENYQLRSNVNINVTPTTEVVLRLSGTFDEYNGPITDDGSFSADLYKKALHTSPVLFPAFYPSDPSLGIDTHILFGNSSTEGTGNTVGFSNPYADMMKGYKSFSRSRMSAQLELNQDLNFLTKGLSFKGMFNTNRYSYFDLTRQYSPFFYNVASYDRISNQYSLNWINNQPGQASEYLSFEPGFKDINTFVYMQAVVDYSRQIGNKHNISSTLIATRQQRLYANAVDPATNLSSLQYSLPYRNVGLSGRLGYGYDNRYFAEFNFGYNGSERFAEKNRFGFFPTIGGSWVISNESFWNGGLKEAVNKLKLRASYGLVGNDAIGAQRFFYLSNVNLNGGNPAYFGQANSVTRPGVSITNYANDAVTWETSRQTNIGLEISLFKSLNIIAEVYKQHRYNILMQRASIPASMGLESGVSANLGTADSRGIDFSADYSKTFRGGFWMSGRMNFTFSQNKYGQYEQPAYKEPWRILSGQKIGVRWGYIAERLFVDDQEAAASPTQLFGAGASAPKGGDIKYTDVNNDGKITEADQVFIGLPSTPEIVYGAGLSMGFKKIDLSLFFQGVGRTSFFIDPSQVSPFLSNRQVLQPFADSHWTEENQDLYAKYPRLGTTSSEISNNLQTSSWWMRDGAFIRLKSVEIGYTFPDKLSKKVFLSNCRIYFNALNPLTWSRFKDWDPELASNGFSYPIQKVYNIGINVNL; this is encoded by the coding sequence ATGAACCAAAATTTTACTGCTAAGGTAAGGCATTTGCCTTATCTGGGAAACCTCTGGGTACTGTTCGCAGTATTTAGTGCCTGTTTATTGCTTTTGGGCAGTCCCACTTATGCGCAACAGGGCGCAACAATCAAAATTACCGGTACTGTTAAAGATTCGCTTGGCCTTGGAATTCCGGGGGTAAGTCTTCAGGTTAAAGGCCAGGGTACTATGGGAACCATTACCGATGGCGATGGTAAATTCTCGCTGAACGCCGCAGTCAAATCTACGGTTGTAGTATCATCTGTAGGATTTAAACAGATTACCTTTATTGCCGATCCATTAAGGCTAAAGGTAGATCTGGTACTGCATTCGGATGACAATAATCTTTCGGATGTAGTGGTTACTGCTTTTGGAAAGAAGGAGCGGAGAGAAGCCATGGTAGGGTCTGTTACCAGCATTACCCCTTCGAAGTTGAAGATTCCATCCAGCAACCTAACCAATGCCTTGGCCGGACAGATTGCCGGGGTAGTGGCCTACCAGCGGAGCGGCCAACCGGGGCTTGATAATTCTACATTTTTTATTCGTGGGGTAACTACATTCGGGTACAAACAAGATCCATTGATCCTGGTAGATAACGTAGAGCTCACGCCAACCGATCTTGCCCGGCTACAGGTTGATGATATCGCCAGCTTCTCCATCTTAAAGGATGCCAGTGCCACGGCGTTGTATGGTGCCAGGGGAGCTAACGGTGTAATTTTGGTTACCACAAAAGAAGGTGTTGAAGGTAATGCGAAAGTAAACGTCCGTTTTGAAAACTCCATTTCACAGGCTACACAAAACCTGGAAATTGCCGACCCTATTACTTTTATGAAGATGTATAATGAGGCCATCACCACACGAAATCCTTTAGGAGTGCCAAGGTTTAGCCAGAACGATATTTATAACCGCGAGCAAACTTTAAGTGGTGCACCGGGGAGCAATAAGTACGTATATCCTGCAGTAAACTGGATTGATGAATTGTTTAAAACCAGCACCAACAACCAACGCCTCAACGGAAGCGTAAGCGGAGGGGGAAAGATTGCAAGATACTACATCGGTACCTCTTATAACCGCGATAACGGGATATTAAAGGTAAGCCCTGTGAATAACTTCAACAATAACGTGAAACTCGAGAACTACCAGCTCCGTTCCAATGTCAACATCAATGTTACGCCTACCACAGAAGTGGTGCTGAGGCTGTCGGGAACTTTTGATGAATACAACGGGCCGATTACCGATGACGGCTCTTTCTCTGCCGACCTTTATAAAAAGGCACTTCATACCAGCCCTGTGCTATTTCCTGCTTTTTACCCATCTGATCCTTCACTAGGGATCGATACGCATATTCTTTTTGGCAACAGCTCAACGGAGGGTACCGGAAATACAGTTGGGTTTTCCAATCCTTATGCAGATATGATGAAGGGATATAAATCTTTCTCGAGGTCAAGAATGTCGGCACAGCTTGAGCTGAACCAGGATCTTAATTTCCTGACTAAGGGACTAAGCTTTAAAGGAATGTTTAATACCAATAGATATTCCTATTTCGATTTGACCAGGCAATATTCTCCGTTTTTTTACAATGTAGCATCTTATGACAGGATCAGCAATCAATATAGCCTCAACTGGATCAATAACCAGCCTGGCCAGGCTTCAGAGTACCTGAGTTTTGAGCCAGGGTTTAAAGACATTAATACATTCGTTTACATGCAGGCGGTTGTAGATTACTCGAGGCAAATCGGTAATAAACATAACATCAGCAGTACATTGATCGCCACCAGGCAACAACGTTTATATGCCAATGCGGTAGATCCGGCTACCAATTTATCCAGCCTTCAGTATTCGCTTCCTTACCGGAATGTAGGCCTATCGGGAAGGTTAGGTTATGGATACGATAACCGTTATTTTGCTGAGTTTAACTTTGGCTATAACGGATCGGAGCGTTTTGCTGAAAAGAACAGGTTTGGTTTCTTTCCAACGATCGGCGGATCATGGGTAATTTCCAATGAATCATTCTGGAACGGCGGCTTAAAAGAGGCTGTGAATAAGCTTAAATTGCGCGCAAGCTATGGTCTTGTTGGTAACGACGCCATTGGTGCACAGCGTTTCTTCTATCTTTCGAACGTGAACCTGAATGGCGGTAACCCTGCCTATTTTGGGCAGGCCAACAGCGTTACCAGGCCAGGGGTAAGCATTACCAATTATGCCAATGATGCCGTTACCTGGGAAACTTCCAGACAAACCAATATCGGACTTGAGATCAGTCTTTTTAAAAGCCTGAATATTATTGCCGAAGTATACAAACAGCACCGTTACAATATTTTGATGCAGCGTGCCTCTATTCCTGCCAGTATGGGACTAGAATCGGGTGTGAGTGCAAACCTAGGAACCGCCGATTCGAGAGGGATAGATTTTTCTGCCGATTATAGTAAAACTTTTAGGGGCGGATTTTGGATGTCGGGAAGGATGAACTTTACCTTTTCGCAGAATAAATACGGACAATACGAACAACCAGCCTATAAAGAACCATGGAGAATACTCTCCGGACAGAAAATTGGGGTAAGATGGGGTTACATTGCCGAGCGTTTGTTTGTTGATGACCAGGAGGCGGCAGCTTCGCCAACACAGCTATTTGGCGCAGGTGCTTCGGCACCTAAAGGTGGAGATATTAAATATACCGATGTAAATAATGATGGGAAAATTACCGAGGCCGATCAGGTTTTTATTGGTTTGCCATCAACCCCAGAGATTGTTTATGGTGCAGGGCTTTCAATGGGATTTAAAAAGATCGATCTTTCGCTTTTCTTCCAGGGTGTGGGCCGCACCAGTTTCTTTATCGATCCATCACAAGTTAGTCCTTTCCTATCTAACAGGCAAGTGCTTCAGCCTTTTGCCGATAGCCATTGGACAGAAGAAAATCAGGATTTATATGCCAAATACCCACGTTTGGGAACCACTTCTTCTGAAATCAGCAACAACCTCCAAACCAGTTCATGGTGGATGCGTGATGGTGCTTTCATCAGGCTGAAGTCGGTAGAAATAGGCTATACTTTCCCTGATAAGTTATCAAAAAAGGTATTTCTGTCTAACTGCAGGATCTATTTTAATGCTTTAAATCCGCTCACCTGGAGCAGGTTCAAAGACTGGGATCCGGAGCTGGCCTCAAATGGCTTCAGCTACCCGATCCAGAAAGTGTATAACATCGGAATCAACGTAAACCTATAA
- a CDS encoding response regulator transcription factor, with product MIYDIVIIEDETDLGNVISEYLKLRGFSVLWFKTASAALAYYSANWLDNKLVIVDVQLPDMNGFDLASELVKINSNQPFFFLTAHNEKQDRLRGLKIGAIDYISKPFEIEELVLRIGNIINKFSSNPKTQSAPSLGFIHIGDIRYKKDQLFVLMPDDKEISLTVRESEVLDHLAGNINQVVKKKDILLALWGNDDYFNGKSLEVFISRLRRLFKVSEQVSIENVYGLGYILKVK from the coding sequence ATGATTTATGATATCGTAATAATTGAAGATGAAACAGACCTGGGCAATGTGATTTCAGAATACCTGAAGTTGCGGGGATTTAGTGTGCTCTGGTTCAAAACTGCTTCAGCAGCATTGGCGTATTATAGCGCAAACTGGCTGGATAACAAACTGGTTATTGTGGATGTACAGTTACCAGATATGAACGGCTTTGACCTTGCATCAGAGCTGGTAAAAATCAATTCCAATCAACCTTTTTTCTTTCTAACGGCACATAACGAAAAACAGGACCGCCTTCGGGGCCTCAAAATTGGTGCAATAGACTATATATCAAAGCCATTCGAAATCGAAGAACTGGTATTAAGGATAGGAAATATCATCAATAAGTTTTCCAGCAATCCAAAGACACAGTCAGCGCCCAGCCTGGGATTTATCCATATTGGCGATATCCGGTACAAAAAAGACCAGCTGTTTGTGCTAATGCCCGATGACAAAGAGATTTCCCTCACCGTAAGGGAATCCGAAGTACTGGATCATTTGGCAGGCAATATTAATCAGGTAGTTAAAAAAAAGGATATTTTGTTAGCATTATGGGGAAATGATGATTATTTCAATGGAAAAAGCCTTGAAGTATTCATTTCAAGGCTGCGCAGGCTTTTTAAAGTTTCAGAACAGGTTAGTATAGAAAATGTATATGGATTAGGATATATTTTAAAGGTTAAATAA